A stretch of the Saprospiraceae bacterium genome encodes the following:
- a CDS encoding metal-dependent transcriptional regulator gives MFTQAEENYLKAIYKITQNTADQTVNTKAIADELGTTSASVTDMIKKLTDKSLLSYEKYYGVSLTKEGQKMAIKLLRKHRLWEVFLHDKLGFNWDEVHDVAEQLEHIQSLLLIERLDAFLDYPKFDPHGDPIPNENGNFTYRNQVSLSSIKESGKQLIMLGVKRHHSEFLKYLDSIHLKPGAQLKILSIQEYDQSIKLRVEDRDEILITQQVSQDILVKP, from the coding sequence ATGTTTACCCAGGCTGAAGAAAATTACCTCAAAGCAATCTATAAAATTACTCAAAATACTGCTGATCAAACAGTTAACACAAAGGCCATTGCAGATGAGTTGGGTACAACCAGTGCATCTGTAACAGACATGATTAAGAAACTAACAGACAAATCGCTCTTAAGTTATGAAAAATATTACGGAGTTAGTTTGACCAAGGAAGGCCAGAAAATGGCCATCAAGTTGTTGCGGAAGCATCGATTGTGGGAAGTATTTCTTCATGACAAGTTAGGTTTTAATTGGGATGAGGTCCATGATGTTGCCGAACAACTAGAGCATATTCAATCTCTCTTGTTGATTGAACGCCTGGATGCATTTCTGGATTATCCCAAATTTGATCCCCATGGGGATCCCATTCCCAATGAAAATGGAAATTTTACCTATCGCAATCAGGTTAGTTTGTCATCAATTAAAGAATCCGGCAAGCAACTAATCATGTTGGGTGTTAAACGACACCATTCGGAATTTTTAAAATACCTGGATAGTATTCACTTAAAACCCGGTGCCCAACTTAAGATTTTAAGTATCCAGGAATACGACCAGTCGATCAAACTTCGTGTAGAAGACCGGGATGAAATTTTAATAACGCAACAAGTTTCCCAGGATATTTTAGTAAAACCTTGA
- a CDS encoding OmpA family protein: MNPVKIYFSLIVCGLLWAVNPSYAQPATGNTKDALIKSGDEQIEKGQYYRALEQYEKAYKNAKEKDIAVKIAYAHFVLRDYAKACNWYNRVLARDKTNKYFESRYHYGRALKMNASYTEASEEFKKYIESGTDENLKMLAQNELKGIELLASLKEDLSLEVKNAGNVINTPENQNGPVMDNTGVLYFSSLEGKTAKASAKDAKSGGEGKESKDEKKEEPKEESDFSLVYSSSFTEGKGWDKPAALGELINRVGYHTANVSFSKDGNTMYFTRTISDGGHMEESKVYVSTRTATDWSPALEVKGVNGDYLVRHPVEGELYGSKVLVFSANIPGGKGGFDLYYSNKISDTEFSAPVSLASLNTPGDDICPFMHEGTMFFSSDYWPGLGGFDIFKSKWNGSDWSTPENMGLPVNSSTDDLFYKLSPSGDRAYLTSNRPDAQSKSLKSKTCCDDIYFISKRKLVIDLTTVVIDEKKKPIKGATAQLIEFTGGKEGTAQSKTSSESNEISHLLDKDKAYKVVVTKEGYFPEEFSVNTVGIEKDQSIKKQVVLRVMPPESDVEIITINEPIRLNNIYYDFDDDKILPDAEKDLKVLKDLMDKYPDMVIELSSHTDSRGDDAYNEKLSQRRANSAKKFLLSKGIVSSRIVAKGYGEEKILNQCTNGEDCTEEEHRFNRRSEFKIIAGPTSIEIKKEVLNKKSKPAKK, from the coding sequence ATGAATCCAGTTAAAATATATTTCAGTTTAATTGTTTGTGGTCTGCTGTGGGCTGTCAATCCATCCTATGCACAACCTGCAACCGGAAATACAAAAGATGCATTAATTAAATCCGGTGATGAGCAAATTGAGAAAGGGCAGTATTATAGAGCATTGGAACAATATGAGAAAGCATATAAAAATGCAAAGGAAAAAGATATTGCCGTTAAAATAGCTTATGCCCATTTTGTTTTGAGAGATTATGCAAAAGCTTGTAATTGGTATAATCGGGTGCTTGCACGTGATAAAACAAATAAGTATTTTGAATCTCGTTATCACTATGGACGTGCATTAAAAATGAATGCATCTTATACAGAAGCTTCGGAAGAATTTAAAAAGTATATTGAATCTGGCACAGATGAGAATTTGAAAATGCTAGCTCAAAATGAATTAAAAGGGATCGAGTTATTGGCAAGCCTAAAAGAAGATCTAAGCCTGGAAGTTAAAAACGCAGGAAATGTCATTAACACACCTGAAAACCAAAACGGCCCCGTAATGGATAATACGGGAGTATTGTATTTTAGTTCATTGGAAGGAAAGACAGCTAAAGCATCTGCAAAAGATGCAAAATCCGGAGGAGAAGGCAAAGAAAGTAAAGATGAAAAGAAAGAAGAACCCAAAGAAGAATCTGATTTTTCATTAGTTTATAGCAGCAGTTTTACGGAAGGCAAAGGCTGGGATAAACCGGCTGCTTTAGGTGAATTAATCAATCGGGTGGGCTACCATACTGCCAATGTAAGTTTTTCAAAAGATGGCAATACAATGTATTTTACCCGAACGATCTCTGATGGCGGTCATATGGAAGAAAGTAAAGTGTATGTTTCAACACGGACTGCAACAGACTGGAGTCCTGCACTAGAAGTAAAAGGTGTCAATGGAGATTATCTGGTACGTCATCCTGTAGAAGGAGAATTGTACGGATCCAAAGTTTTAGTGTTTTCTGCCAATATACCGGGTGGCAAAGGCGGATTTGATTTATATTACTCTAATAAAATAAGTGATACCGAATTTTCAGCACCTGTAAGTTTGGCTAGTTTAAATACACCAGGAGATGATATATGCCCCTTTATGCACGAAGGCACCATGTTTTTTAGTTCAGATTATTGGCCAGGTCTGGGTGGATTTGATATTTTTAAAAGTAAATGGAATGGATCGGATTGGTCAACACCAGAAAACATGGGGCTTCCTGTAAATTCCAGTACGGATGATCTTTTTTATAAACTAAGTCCTTCCGGAGATCGCGCATATCTTACTTCCAATCGGCCCGATGCACAGTCCAAATCATTAAAAAGCAAAACCTGTTGTGATGATATTTATTTTATCAGCAAACGTAAACTGGTTATTGATTTAACTACAGTAGTAATTGATGAGAAGAAAAAACCAATTAAGGGAGCCACTGCCCAGCTGATCGAATTTACCGGCGGAAAAGAAGGTACTGCCCAATCTAAAACCAGTTCGGAATCCAATGAAATTTCTCATCTATTGGATAAAGACAAAGCCTATAAAGTGGTTGTTACAAAAGAAGGGTATTTTCCGGAAGAATTTTCGGTCAATACCGTAGGAATTGAAAAAGATCAAAGTATTAAAAAACAAGTCGTTTTAAGGGTAATGCCACCGGAATCCGATGTGGAAATCATTACCATCAATGAGCCTATCCGACTAAATAATATTTATTATGATTTTGATGATGATAAGATTTTACCAGATGCAGAGAAAGATTTAAAAGTGTTGAAGGACTTAATGGATAAATACCCGGATATGGTGATTGAATTGAGTTCGCACACCGATTCCAGAGGAGATGATGCGTACAATGAAAAATTATCACAGCGTCGGGCAAATTCTGCCAAGAAATTTTTATTGTCAAAAGGCATAGTTTCATCCCGGATTGTTGCCAAAGGATACGGTGAAGAAAAAATATTAAATCAATGTACCAATGGGGAAGATTGTACAGAAGAAGAACATCGGTTCAACAGACGTTCAGAATTTAAAATTATAGCTGGTCCAACCAGTATAGAAATTAAAAAAGAAGTATTAAATAAGAAATCTAAACCTGCTAAGAAGTAG
- a CDS encoding PorP/SprF family type IX secretion system membrane protein — protein MKQNLNLAVFLVSSLFCSSLFSQDLHFTQYEFAPIHVNPANTGGFFGTFRLSGIYRDQGASIGSAGSLYRTPLFGMDVNFGFAFRAKDWTSLAISFFQDRTGEINLGKGGFLASGAYHLGIGKGDLAIGAQFGGVSLNAKNPEKANFLDELDSGATSSPDDSKLQSGKANYQDISGGLVFTTPISVKKHLFKIGLSSAHITQPNFSLSGGTGSYKLKMLWSAHGSLEYHLNEKVDLTPMFWLRNLDKFNETVAQCMASYLFNVEKKVRLNAGLGYRFGDALQIMAGMNYGKIKAQIGYDKTVSDLTKAQDPSGFGAIELGIMYTGNITKKPNPKPKVFCPRF, from the coding sequence ATGAAGCAAAACCTTAATCTGGCTGTATTTCTGGTAAGTTCGCTGTTCTGTTCAAGTCTGTTTTCTCAAGATTTGCACTTTACGCAGTATGAATTTGCCCCTATTCATGTTAATCCGGCCAATACCGGAGGTTTTTTTGGAACCTTTAGATTGAGTGGCATCTATCGTGACCAGGGTGCATCTATCGGAAGTGCGGGCTCTTTATACCGGACGCCGCTATTTGGAATGGATGTCAATTTTGGGTTTGCATTCCGTGCTAAAGACTGGACCTCCCTGGCGATTTCGTTTTTTCAAGATCGAACCGGTGAAATTAATCTTGGAAAGGGTGGTTTTCTGGCATCCGGAGCTTATCACCTTGGAATTGGTAAAGGGGATTTAGCTATTGGCGCACAATTTGGAGGAGTCAGCCTAAATGCCAAGAATCCAGAAAAAGCAAATTTTTTAGATGAATTAGATTCTGGAGCAACCAGCTCTCCGGATGATTCCAAATTGCAATCTGGCAAAGCAAATTATCAAGATATTTCCGGTGGCTTGGTTTTTACAACACCCATTTCAGTCAAAAAACATTTATTTAAAATAGGATTGTCATCTGCACATATTACACAACCTAATTTTAGCTTATCCGGCGGAACGGGTTCTTATAAATTAAAAATGCTTTGGTCCGCTCATGGATCTTTAGAATATCACCTCAATGAAAAAGTGGATTTAACACCCATGTTTTGGTTGAGAAATTTGGATAAATTTAATGAAACAGTCGCTCAGTGTATGGCCAGTTATTTATTTAACGTTGAAAAGAAAGTTCGTCTGAATGCCGGTCTTGGATACCGATTTGGCGATGCACTCCAAATCATGGCTGGAATGAATTATGGCAAAATTAAAGCACAAATAGGCTACGACAAGACGGTTTCCGATTTAACAAAAGCACAGGATCCATCTGGTTTTGGTGCTATCGAATTGGGGATTATGTACACGGGCAATATTACAAAAAAGCCAAATCCTAAGCCTAAAGTTTTCTGCCCACGTTTTTAA
- a CDS encoding SusC/RagA family TonB-linked outer membrane protein, which translates to MIFINKSTSFLLTLFFAFNCIISLNLKAQDIQLKGIVRDAKNNANLEAVTILVKGTTSGCTSNSLGEFSLLVENKFPLILIVQFIGYEKQEISIRDAEPVLIFLQENKTELEEVLVVSGYTQQKKSEFSGAVSSIGTKQLECRPAVSFDQLLGGQAPGIDVIQPSNILNNTPVMRVRGINTITSGLFPLVVVDGVPVFVGSIGGLIGNNPLSDINANDIQSIDVLKDASAAAIYGSRAANGVMVITTKKGKKGRVKMNYDTWLSRSTPYNLPELLNAEDYVMIKNEAMVNSGRAPGYALMYNQDSSIVNTNWYDVAYRPGISHYHNFSVSGANNSTSYYFSAGYTNQNSFIKYNNFERYTTRLNIENNLNEFLKLGANLSYSNSLNTGPNTGAVSSNTLSSSSYNSEYITNEPLGRMTYVLPPNVPVYRLDGSYSIQNGVSVGYGNNNPSTIGTINAYNLAMVQKLDVNTSENNAFIGNVYGEVKLWNNLLFRSSYGINNLQLENKSFLNPIHGGGASANGVATNSIGKFYRFDWVNTLAYQFNIGLKNNFNILLGNERIKTTINGWGSQRSNITDPDYKNYQGGFVNSAPIANILTENALLSYFSNINYNFNKRYFLSFNLRRDGLSALAKGNKYGNFGGVSVGWDIHKEAFYRSLGIQNVLNSFKIRFSYGLVGNSEIGDYPAIGAYTSSTYGGFPTLIYAQAGNPNLKWERSTKLNVGFNFDIFSGRMHVEFDFYKNLMEDLILKAPQAPSAGIPGNFINANAGSMFNKGIELAISGTIIKANKWEWIVSANFSTLKNKVTSLVSDVYVPSIFGVQNMTRVGYSIGSIFAVPTIGVNPDNGLMIFLNSEGKQVQYNHVGSPRWTYLDGTPAPAIDNYKDGVIQGPSLPKYFGGINNTISYKKLDLSVNITYVGGNKLYNGTRATNSDQRYFNNGTFIKDRWTKPGQITEIQKLYYGDNVSAGFSFSATSKVEKGDYIKLKNIVLGFTFLENNRYTRGKISSARMYFQAGNVFTLTKYRGSDPEVSINGNSIHSGKDQNIPPNAQTLTIGLNVGF; encoded by the coding sequence ATGATTTTTATTAATAAATCAACTTCATTCCTTCTGACTTTATTTTTTGCTTTTAACTGCATAATTAGTTTAAATTTAAAAGCACAAGATATTCAGCTGAAGGGCATAGTCAGAGATGCTAAAAATAATGCCAATCTTGAAGCTGTGACCATTTTAGTCAAAGGTACAACTTCAGGCTGCACAAGTAATTCATTAGGAGAGTTTAGCTTATTGGTTGAAAATAAATTTCCTTTAATCCTTATTGTCCAATTTATAGGTTATGAAAAACAAGAAATAAGTATTCGTGATGCGGAACCTGTTTTAATATTCTTGCAGGAGAATAAAACTGAATTGGAGGAAGTTTTGGTGGTAAGTGGTTATACACAACAAAAGAAATCTGAATTTTCTGGTGCTGTATCCAGTATTGGAACAAAGCAATTGGAATGCAGACCTGCAGTAAGTTTTGATCAATTGTTGGGAGGGCAAGCTCCGGGAATTGATGTCATTCAGCCAAGCAATATATTGAATAATACGCCTGTTATGCGCGTTAGAGGAATAAATACCATTACTTCAGGTTTATTTCCACTTGTAGTGGTCGATGGAGTTCCGGTATTTGTGGGTTCTATTGGAGGATTAATAGGGAATAACCCTTTATCAGATATCAATGCCAATGATATACAATCTATAGATGTATTAAAAGATGCATCTGCAGCAGCAATATATGGATCACGTGCTGCCAATGGCGTCATGGTCATCACAACAAAAAAAGGGAAGAAGGGTAGGGTTAAAATGAATTATGATACCTGGTTGAGTCGCAGCACTCCATACAATTTACCGGAGTTATTAAATGCGGAAGATTATGTAATGATTAAGAATGAAGCAATGGTTAACTCAGGTCGTGCTCCCGGATATGCATTGATGTATAACCAAGACAGCAGCATTGTGAATACAAATTGGTATGATGTAGCTTACAGACCGGGAATTTCCCATTATCATAACTTCAGTGTTTCAGGAGCTAATAATTCAACCAGTTATTATTTTTCTGCTGGGTATACAAATCAAAATAGTTTTATAAAATACAATAATTTCGAAAGATATACTACCAGACTAAACATAGAAAACAATTTGAATGAATTCCTAAAATTAGGAGCAAATTTATCTTATAGCAATTCATTGAATACGGGTCCAAATACAGGAGCCGTTTCAAGTAATACCTTATCTTCCTCTTCTTATAATTCGGAATATATTACCAACGAACCATTAGGCCGTATGACTTACGTTCTGCCACCTAATGTGCCTGTTTACAGACTAGATGGATCTTACAGCATTCAAAATGGGGTCAGTGTAGGTTACGGCAATAACAATCCGAGTACCATTGGAACAATAAATGCTTATAATTTAGCAATGGTTCAAAAATTAGATGTCAATACTTCAGAGAATAATGCTTTTATTGGAAATGTATACGGCGAAGTAAAATTATGGAACAATCTTTTATTCCGTTCTAGTTATGGAATTAATAATCTTCAATTAGAAAATAAATCTTTTTTAAATCCAATCCATGGCGGTGGTGCATCTGCTAATGGAGTAGCAACCAACTCCATTGGTAAATTTTACAGATTTGATTGGGTCAATACATTGGCTTATCAGTTTAATATTGGTTTGAAGAATAACTTTAATATCTTGTTGGGAAATGAAAGAATTAAAACAACTATAAATGGCTGGGGTTCTCAACGAAGCAATATAACCGATCCGGATTATAAGAACTATCAGGGAGGATTTGTAAACAGTGCACCTATAGCTAATATATTGACAGAAAACGCTTTACTGTCTTACTTTTCAAACATCAACTATAATTTTAATAAGCGGTATTTCCTCAGTTTCAATTTAAGAAGAGATGGCTTGTCTGCATTAGCTAAAGGAAATAAATATGGAAACTTTGGGGGCGTTTCTGTTGGATGGGATATACATAAAGAAGCTTTTTATAGATCCTTGGGAATTCAGAATGTATTAAACAGTTTTAAAATTAGATTCAGTTATGGTTTGGTAGGTAACAGTGAAATTGGAGACTACCCCGCAATTGGTGCTTATACCTCTTCTACGTATGGTGGATTTCCGACTTTAATTTATGCTCAAGCAGGCAATCCAAATCTAAAGTGGGAACGAAGTACAAAATTAAATGTAGGTTTTAATTTTGATATATTCAGTGGGAGGATGCATGTCGAATTTGATTTTTATAAAAATTTAATGGAAGATCTTATATTAAAAGCACCACAAGCTCCATCGGCGGGTATTCCAGGAAATTTTATCAATGCCAATGCAGGGAGTATGTTTAATAAAGGAATTGAGTTGGCAATAAGCGGTACTATTATAAAAGCAAACAAATGGGAATGGATTGTCAGTGCAAATTTTTCAACTTTAAAAAACAAAGTAACTTCTCTAGTGAGTGATGTATATGTGCCCAGTATCTTCGGGGTGCAAAACATGACTCGTGTTGGATATTCGATAGGATCTATTTTTGCTGTTCCTACTATTGGTGTCAATCCGGATAATGGATTGATGATATTTTTAAATAGCGAAGGGAAACAAGTTCAGTATAATCATGTGGGATCACCCCGGTGGACTTATCTTGATGGGACACCTGCTCCTGCAATCGATAATTATAAAGATGGAGTTATTCAAGGACCTTCATTACCAAAATATTTTGGAGGTATCAATAATACGATTAGCTATAAAAAATTGGATTTGAGTGTAAACATAACTTATGTAGGAGGTAATAAATTATATAATGGCACCAGAGCAACCAATTCAGATCAGCGTTATTTTAACAATGGAACATTTATTAAAGATCGTTGGACCAAGCCAGGGCAAATTACTGAGATTCAAAAATTGTATTACGGAGATAATGTTTCAGCAGGATTTTCATTTTCTGCAACATCAAAAGTTGAAAAGGGTGATTATATTAAATTGAAAAACATTGTTTTGGGATTTACATTTTTAGAAAATAATCGATACACAAGGGGTAAAATATCATCGGCCCGCATGTATTTCCAGGCAGGAAATGTATTTACACTTACCAAATACAGGGGCTCTGATCCTGAAGTATCTATTAATGGAAATTCGATTCATTCTGGAAAGGATCAAAACATTCCACCGAATGCACAGACTTTGACTATTGGTTTAAATGTTGGATTTTAA
- a CDS encoding RagB/SusD family nutrient uptake outer membrane protein yields MQLNYFKFIKKLIFIFPIVFSSCEGDFLDTSPNTSIDQANAFSTPEKILAQVNGLYGQLQNQNLYGGRFIVFNEQRGDEFGQNDGNAATGSAVWNQNVASTNEYINNVWAVAYSTINAANILIKQLTQTQIISDSLSKHYIAEAKFVRALSFLCLVQTYAKPFNLDKTALGVPIRLQAITSEGYNDLARSSVEEVYKQILLDLDEAEKDLPLSYNTPLLNVARAHKSSAIALKTRVFLNQSDFQRLVLEASKLVSNTVPFQYIAPGISHSLEPFVTNLYTGSYVGSEAIFSIPFANSNTETPASQYSLAYNYLGQPIIFLASAGIVSDSAFINAEDGRSKLVGINQAKLKVLKKFAITTAPFRDYVPVVRYAEVLLNYAEAAAQLGDLNLAFNLLQSVRHRSNPNFQFSADVASSKENLVSAILRERRIEFLGEGLRLQDLQRLVKPLPAKTGSIGTAPEVLPNAKNYIWPIPSAELSTNKLCLPN; encoded by the coding sequence ATGCAGCTTAATTATTTCAAATTTATTAAGAAATTGATTTTTATTTTTCCTATAGTATTTAGTTCTTGTGAAGGAGATTTTTTGGATACAAGTCCAAATACCAGTATTGATCAGGCAAACGCTTTTAGTACTCCGGAAAAAATTTTAGCACAGGTAAATGGTTTATATGGACAATTGCAAAACCAGAATTTATATGGAGGTCGTTTTATTGTATTTAACGAACAACGAGGAGATGAATTTGGTCAAAACGATGGGAATGCTGCAACGGGATCTGCAGTTTGGAATCAAAACGTTGCCTCAACTAATGAATACATTAATAATGTCTGGGCTGTAGCCTATTCCACAATAAATGCTGCAAATATTTTAATTAAGCAATTGACGCAAACTCAAATCATTTCAGATAGTTTGAGCAAGCATTATATTGCAGAAGCGAAATTTGTTAGAGCATTGAGTTTTTTATGTTTAGTTCAAACATATGCTAAGCCTTTTAACCTGGATAAAACCGCCTTAGGAGTTCCCATCAGATTGCAAGCTATTACTTCAGAAGGGTATAATGATTTAGCAAGAAGCTCGGTGGAAGAGGTTTATAAACAAATTCTGCTTGATCTGGATGAGGCTGAAAAAGATTTACCACTTTCATACAATACTCCTTTACTAAATGTTGCCAGGGCCCACAAAAGTTCAGCAATCGCTTTAAAAACAAGGGTATTTTTAAATCAATCCGATTTCCAACGACTCGTATTAGAGGCAAGTAAATTGGTTTCCAATACGGTTCCATTTCAATACATTGCGCCGGGAATTAGTCATTCGTTGGAACCATTCGTAACAAATTTGTATACGGGATCCTATGTAGGTTCTGAAGCAATTTTTAGCATTCCATTTGCAAATTCAAATACGGAAACACCTGCTTCCCAGTATTCATTAGCCTATAATTATTTAGGGCAACCAATTATATTTTTGGCCAGCGCTGGAATTGTCAGTGATTCAGCTTTTATAAATGCAGAGGATGGACGTAGCAAATTGGTTGGTATAAATCAGGCAAAACTTAAAGTGTTAAAGAAATTTGCAATTACAACGGCTCCATTTAGAGATTATGTGCCCGTTGTACGCTATGCTGAGGTATTGCTAAATTATGCAGAAGCAGCAGCTCAACTCGGAGATTTAAATTTGGCTTTTAATTTACTTCAATCGGTAAGGCATCGCTCCAATCCAAATTTTCAGTTTTCAGCAGATGTTGCCAGTTCAAAGGAAAATTTAGTCAGTGCTATTTTAAGAGAACGTAGAATTGAATTTTTAGGGGAAGGATTAAGGTTGCAGGATTTGCAAAGGCTTGTTAAACCATTGCCCGCAAAAACCGGAAGCATCGGAACCGCTCCAGAAGTATTGCCAAATGCTAAAAACTATATTTGGCCAATACCCAGTGCTGAATTGTCAACAAATAAATTGTGTTTACCAAATTAA
- a CDS encoding metal ABC transporter ATP-binding protein gives MYSIEINGLSVAYEHKRVLSNIYLKIEPGFIYGLIGPNGAGKSTLFKSILKEVEPNAGEIKILGSVAKDMLIKIAYVPQRDEVDWQFPATVYDIVSMGRFPHKSLLDRLNTTDRTIILEALDQLDIIKLKDRQIGELSGGQQQRVFLARALCQQSEILLMDEPFVGVDIKTENKIIDILKELVSKGKTVLVVHHDLDSVMMYFDRVILINQKLMAYGDTKTVFTKENISATYSSQSNLLQFLKTD, from the coding sequence ATGTATTCAATTGAAATCAATGGCTTATCAGTTGCGTATGAACATAAGCGGGTTCTCAGCAATATTTATTTAAAAATCGAACCTGGTTTTATATATGGTTTAATTGGTCCAAACGGTGCAGGAAAATCAACCCTTTTTAAATCAATTTTAAAAGAAGTCGAACCGAATGCAGGTGAAATAAAAATCTTGGGTTCTGTAGCAAAAGACATGCTGATTAAAATCGCGTATGTCCCTCAACGGGATGAAGTAGATTGGCAATTTCCTGCAACTGTTTATGATATTGTTTCTATGGGGAGATTTCCGCATAAAAGTCTTTTGGACCGACTCAATACAACCGACCGAACTATAATTCTAGAAGCGTTGGATCAACTGGATATTATAAAACTCAAAGATCGTCAGATTGGGGAGTTGTCTGGTGGACAACAACAACGGGTTTTTTTGGCAAGAGCCTTATGTCAGCAATCTGAGATCCTGTTAATGGATGAACCTTTTGTTGGAGTTGATATAAAGACAGAGAATAAAATCATTGATATTTTAAAAGAACTCGTTTCAAAGGGTAAAACAGTCTTAGTGGTGCACCATGACCTGGATAGTGTAATGATGTATTTTGATCGGGTCATTTTAATCAATCAAAAATTGATGGCCTATGGAGATACCAAAACCGTGTTTACGAAAGAAAATATTTCTGCCACCTATTCAAGTCAATCCAATTTATTGCAATTCTTGAAAACAGATTGA
- a CDS encoding zinc ABC transporter substrate-binding protein has translation MNKISIYLFLLCVFSALDAKPRILATASMWADMSRVIGGSYIDVETIVPIGSDPHLYEPTPNDVRKVNEADLIFINGFTFEGWLQKLINSSGTKAKSIIITDGITPITNPHFKNSTDPHAWMDALHGIIYAEHIAKALIAFDPEHAANYQSNFEAYKKELEALHQYILNKINSIPPQQRILITSHDAFHYFGNRYGLQVESLIGTSTEADVQTGDFMRVNQLIKDRNIPAIFIESTINPKLMEQISRENNISIGGKLFADSLGDENSPANTYINLLKNNANTIADALSKNLVTTSINNPDEKSKTSIWFFLIPIAIIAVALFVVLKKRSN, from the coding sequence ATGAATAAAATAAGCATATATCTTTTTTTACTGTGTGTTTTCAGTGCGCTTGATGCAAAACCAAGAATTCTGGCTACTGCTTCTATGTGGGCAGATATGTCGCGTGTTATTGGAGGCTCCTACATTGATGTGGAAACAATCGTTCCGATTGGATCAGATCCTCATTTGTATGAACCTACTCCGAATGACGTTCGCAAAGTCAATGAAGCCGACCTGATTTTTATCAATGGATTTACTTTTGAAGGCTGGCTTCAAAAATTAATTAATTCTTCCGGAACCAAGGCAAAATCTATAATTATTACAGATGGGATCACTCCCATCACCAATCCGCATTTTAAAAATTCTACCGATCCACATGCCTGGATGGACGCGTTGCATGGAATTATTTATGCCGAACACATTGCCAAAGCCTTGATTGCATTTGACCCTGAACATGCAGCAAACTATCAAAGTAATTTTGAAGCATATAAAAAAGAATTGGAAGCATTGCATCAATACATTCTCAATAAAATAAATTCCATTCCACCGCAGCAAAGGATTTTAATTACCTCTCACGATGCCTTTCATTATTTTGGAAATCGCTATGGATTGCAAGTAGAATCCCTCATCGGGACTTCTACTGAAGCAGATGTTCAAACCGGTGATTTTATGCGGGTCAATCAACTAATTAAAGATCGTAACATTCCTGCAATTTTTATTGAAAGTACAATCAACCCAAAATTAATGGAACAAATCAGTCGTGAAAATAATATAAGCATCGGAGGTAAATTGTTTGCAGATTCATTGGGAGATGAAAATAGTCCGGCCAATACGTATATTAATTTATTAAAAAACAATGCCAATACCATTGCAGATGCTTTAAGTAAGAATCTGGTAACGACAAGCATTAATAATCCTGATGAAAAATCAAAAACCAGCATTTGGTTTTTTCTGATACCCATTGCAATCATTGCGGTGGCACTTTTTGTAGTTTTGAAAAAAAGATCAAACTGA
- a CDS encoding nitroreductase produces MNEKFKLLTDLIHSRRAIFPQNYKPGKISPEILEAILENARWAPNHKKTEPWRFVLIENDALNDLSEFLSNRYKLNTSAENFDPVKFKKAGEKPLQSAAVLAICIQRSPASLIPEWEETAALACAVQNIWLSCTALGIGSYWSSPDAIHHMKEFLSLSENEFCLGLFFMGWSDYEAPVPNRKPLSEILRKMG; encoded by the coding sequence ATGAATGAAAAATTTAAACTATTAACTGATTTAATACACAGTCGCCGGGCGATTTTTCCTCAGAATTATAAACCGGGCAAGATCTCCCCTGAAATCCTCGAAGCCATTCTTGAAAATGCCCGTTGGGCGCCCAATCACAAGAAAACAGAACCCTGGCGCTTTGTTCTGATTGAAAATGACGCATTAAATGATTTGTCTGAATTTCTTTCGAATCGATACAAACTCAATACAAGTGCTGAAAATTTTGATCCGGTAAAATTTAAAAAAGCCGGAGAAAAACCACTTCAATCGGCAGCAGTACTTGCAATTTGTATCCAAAGAAGTCCTGCCTCCTTAATACCGGAATGGGAAGAAACGGCAGCACTGGCTTGTGCAGTTCAAAATATTTGGTTGAGTTGTACCGCATTAGGAATTGGATCTTATTGGAGCAGTCCGGATGCCATCCATCACATGAAGGAATTTTTGAGTTTATCTGAAAATGAATTTTGTCTGGGTCTGTTTTTTATGGGTTGGTCTGATTATGAAGCTCCGGTTCCAAACAGAAAACCGCTGTCAGAAATCTTGAGAAAAATGGGATAA